From Nicotiana tabacum cultivar K326 chromosome 15, ASM71507v2, whole genome shotgun sequence, the proteins below share one genomic window:
- the LOC107807145 gene encoding UDP-glucose 4-epimerase GEPI48 — MSKNILVTGGAGYIGSHTVLQLLLGGYKTVVVDNLDNSSAIAIKRVQELAGQFGPNLSFYNIDLRDKPAVEKLFESNKFDAVIHFAGLKAVGESCQKPLMYYNNNITGTITLLEVMATRGCKNLVFSSSSTVYGWPKEVPCTEESPISAANPYGRTKLFTEEICRDVYHSDHEWKVILLRYFNPIGAHPSGYIGDDPRGIPNNLMPFVQQVAVGRRPALTVYGTDYPTKDGTAVRDYIHVVDLADGHIAALQKLFDPLTGCEVYNLGTGKGSSVLEVVSAFEKASGKKIPLVMSGRRPGDAEIVYAATEKAERELNWRAKYGIDEMCRDQWNWASKNPYGYEGSEESN, encoded by the exons ATGTCGAAGAATATATTAGTGACAGGTGGAGCTGGGTACATTGGGAGTCACACGGTGTTACAATTACTGTTGGGTGGTTACAAGACAGTGGTGGTTGATAATTTGGATAATTCTTCTGCAATTGCTATCAAAAGGGTCCAGGAACTTGCGGGTCAATTTGGTCCTAACCTCTCCTTTTACAAT ATAGATCTGCGTGACAAGCCTGCAGTTGAAAAGCTTTTCGAGTCTAACAA GTTCGATGCTGTTATCCATTTTGCTGGACTAAAAGCAGTGGGTGAAAGTTGCCAGAAACCTTTGATGTACTATAACAATAATATTACAGGTACAATTACCCTGCTGGAAGTCATGGCAACGCGTGGATGCAAAAAT CTTGTGTTCTCATCATCATCTACTGTCTATGGCTGGCCAAAAGAGGTTCCGTGTACTGAGGAATCTCCCATAAGTGCTGCAAATCCTTATGGAAGGACAAAG CTCTTCACCGAAGAAATTTGCCGGGATGTCTACCATTCTGACCATGAATGGAAAGTCATATTGTTGCGGTACTTCAATCCTATCGGTGCACATCCAAGTGGCTATATTGGTGATGATCCGCGTGGAATTCCAAACAACCTTATGCCCTTTGTTCAACAAGTTGCTGTTGGCAGGAGACCAGCACTGACAGTTTATGGAACTGATTATCCAACAAAGGATGGTACAGCG GTGCGTGATTACATTCATGTTGTTGATTTAGCAGATGGCCATATTGCTGCTTTGCAGAAGCTGTTTGATCCTTTGACAG GCTGTGAAGTTTACAACCTGGGAACTGGAAAAGGATCGTCAGTCTTGGAAGTGGTGTCAGCATTTGAGAAGGCATCAGGAAAG AAAATTCCACTGGTGATGTCTGGTCGACGGCCTGGGGATGCTGAAATTGTATATGCAGCAACAGAGAAAGCAGAACGAGAATTGAATTGGAG GGCAAAGTATGGCATTGATGAGATGTGCCGCGATCAGTGGAACTGGGCCAGTAAAAACCCTTATGGCTATGAAGGATCTGAAGAATCAAACTAA
- the LOC107769777 gene encoding uncharacterized protein LOC107769777, whose product MVIPPPIRPDRVTKYLKPYVLRMHFTNKYVNAQVVHTPTATVATSASTQEKGLRVAMVEAKENTRDVAAAAKIGKLLGERLQAKGIPAISIFFKREQRYHGKVKAVIDSVKEAGIELV is encoded by the coding sequence ATGGTGATACCTCCGCCAATTAGACCAGACAGAGTGACGAAGTATCTCAAACCGTATGTGCTGAGGATGCACTTCACAAACAAGTATGTAAACGCTCAAGTAGTTCACACGCCAACTGCAACAGTAGCTACTTCTGCAAGCACACAAGAGAAAGGCTTAAGGGTTGCCATGgtagaagcaaaagaaaatactAGAGATGTTGCTGCAGCTGCAAAAATAGGCAAGTTATTGGGAGAGCGATTGCAGGCTAAAGGTATTCCTGCCATATCTATTTTCTTTAAGAGAGAGCAAAGATACCATGGAAAGGTCAAAGCAGTTATTGATTCGGTGAAAGAAGCAGGCATagaattggtttga
- the LOC107807144 gene encoding phosphatidylinositol 4-kinase gamma 4, whose amino-acid sequence MSAVDVAFSPIQANRHINNGPLDHCSNESIVIYITIAGSVTPMRVLESDSIASVKLRIQTNKGFVMKRQKLVFGGRQLSRNDSLVKDYGVTDGNVLHLVLKLSDLLVINVRTTSGKEFEFHVGRHQNVGYLKLSILKRGKDFVGEELEVQEFFCDGEKLEDQRLIHDITSTTDAVIHLVVQKKTAKVRAKHLERDVELSVVAANWNEGRGGGGGGVVHCDGNRNSASSPDKSNSFVEPIILNPNNIELPSSIRDMITCAFNGLANGKTPIRSSEGSGGTYFMQDVSGDKYVAVFKPIDEEPLAVNNPQGLPLSSNGEGLKRGTKVGEGALREVAAFLLDHPKAPGRSRSLYKGEIGFSGVAPTVMVQCLHEGFHHPDGFEWLAKYIKVGSLQLFMKNEGNCEDIGPRDFPVEEVHKITVFDIRTANADRHAGNILISRHGEEGRIVLTPIDHGYCLPEHFEDCTLDWLYWPQARVPYSLETIDYIKSLDAEEDIALLKLCGWDLSVECARTLRISTMLLKKGVERVLTPFTIGSIMCRETLNKESVIEEIVNEAQDSILPGTSEAAFLERVSKLIDIRLEKIEN is encoded by the exons ATGTCAGCTGTTGATGTGGCTTTTAGTCCTATTCAGGCTAATAGACATATCAACAATGGCCCATTGGACCATTGCAGTAATGAATCAATTGTAATATACATTACTATCGCGGGTTCAGTGACTCCAATGCGTGTATTGGAATCCGATTCAATCGCGTCAGTGAAGCTTAGGATCCAAACAAATAAAGGGTTTGTAATGAAGAGACAGAAGCTAGTATTTGGAGGAAGACAGTTGTCAAGAAATGATTCTCTTGTTAAAGACTATGGTGTCACTGATGGGAATGTTTTGCATTTGGTTCTTAAGCTATCTGATTTGCTTGTTATCAATGTTAGGACCACTAGTGGGAAGGAATTTGAATTTCATGTTGGTAGGCATCAGAATGTTGGGTACTTAAAGCTTAGTATTTTGAAAAGAGGGAAAGATTTTGTTGGCGAGGAGCTTGAGGTTCAGGAGTTTTTCTGTGATGGAGAAAAGCTTGAGGATCAGAGGCTCATTCATGATATTACTAGTACTACTGATGCTGTGATTCATTTGGTGGTTCAGAAAAAAACTGCTAAAGTTCGGGCTAAGCATCTCGAGAGGGATGTTGAACTCTCCGTCGTTGCTGCTAATTGGAATGAAGGACGTGGAGGTGGAGGAGGGGGTGTTGTACATTGTGATGGAAATAGAAATAGTGCATCATCACCTGATAAAAGTAATTCTTTTGTCGAACCAATCATTCTCAATCCGAATAATATTGAACTGCCTTCATCCATTAGGGATATGATTACCTGTGCATTTAATGGTTTGGCAAATGGAAAAACTCCCATTAGATCGTCCGAAGGTTCAGGAGGGACTTACTTCATGCAAGATGTCTCGGGCGACAAGTATGTTGCTGTATTTAAGCCTATAGATGAGgaaccattagctgtgaataatCCTCAAGGATTACCATTATCATCCAATGGTGAAGGATTAAAGAGGGGAACTAAAGTGGGAGAAGGTGCACTCAGAGAGGTTGCAGCCTTCTTACTGGATCATCCAAAGGCCCCGGGGAGGAGTCGCTCGTTGTACAAAGGGGAGATCGGCTTTTCAGGTGTGGCCCCCACAGTTATGGTTCAGTGCTTGCACGAAGGGTTTCACCATCCGGATGGATTTGAGTGGTTGGCTAAGTACATTAAGGTTGGCTCACTGCAGTTATTTATGAAGAATGAAGGGAATTGTGAGGATATTGGTCCTAGGGATTTTCCTGTGGAAGAGGTCCATAAGATCACTGTCTTCGACATAAGAACCGCTAATGCAGATAGACATGCTGGGAACATACTAATCAGCAGGCATGGAGAAGAAGGGCGAATCGTGCTTACTCCAATAGACCACGGCTACTGCTTGCCTGAACAT TTTGAAGATTGCACATTGGATTGGCTTTATTGGCCACAAGCCCGGGTTCCTTACTCATTGGAAACTATTGATTACATAAAATCATTGGATGCTGAAGAAGACATTGCACTTCTTAAGTTATGTGGATGGGATTTGTCTGTTGAATGTGCTCGTACTCTTCGTATCTCGACCATGCTTCTGAAGAAAGGAGTAGAGAGAGTACTTACTCCTTTTACCATAGGAAGCATTATGTGCAGAGAAACATTGAACAAGGAATCTGTTATTGAGGAGATTGTTAATGAAGCTCAAGATTCCATACTTCCTGGCACGAGTGAAGCTGCATTTCTTGAAAGAGTCTCCAAACTTATCGATATCAGGCTTGAGAAGATAGAGAATTAA
- the LOC107807139 gene encoding uncharacterized protein LOC107807139 isoform X1: protein MTLCLFSPSFPCFSFPSHRSQNYYFLLPSAVYQTYFSKNLPFSYSCSSKTFSLKPKASLSEAEGENKVQSELLDDELISRISAAKDASEVLEIISQKIGENGGVVSASDCCLIISAALDRSNADLALSVFDAMRSTFDPGTTGLDRGLSYDRWRWSRPDVTTYTLLVRGLATVLRVSDALRIIATVCRVGIYPSEEVLFGKVVRCPSCMIAVSVAQPQDGIQVVSCSKCRYQYELVSGNIISIESEEISMEIPAWRRGLRFLPMKQNIPAAVHSIVVHFFWKIVETPSGMARTHRFATETVDLPAQEGERVTIAVAAPPNVYREVGPLKFNPKAPNVYPGEPLCLTNHRDGRASPLLRAPKKDKGPSLLNPSILVPLLAVFATGDAASGMIDPNLPQIITVAAVSSITLGATLNNLVFPQLSKLPQRLVDTIAIRQQLLSQYDVLQSRIKELKVSAENEVWMLARMCQLENKIFAVGEPSYRARRSRVKRVRESLERSLRRRIELIESYARISSIIEIEVEMDSDVLAAEAAGNAENIAEQIQQIMELENLEEKWIIQAEANDEAERLLSSEPITTETILER from the exons ATGACTCTCTGCTTGTTTTCTCCTTCCTTTCCCTGCTTCTCTTTCCCTTCCCACCGTTcccaaaattactattttctcctCCCTTCTGCCGTCTatcaaacttatttctcgaaaaaTCTCCCTTTTTCTTACTCTTGTTCCTCAAAAACCTTCAGCTTGAAGCCGAAAGCTTcgttgagtgaggccgagggtgaAAACAAGGTGCAGTCGGAGTTGTTAGATGATGAATTGATTAGTCGGATTTCTGCTGCCAAAGATGCAAGTGAAGTATTGGAAATAATATCCCAAAAGATTGGGGAAAACGGTGGTGTAGTTAGCGCTTCTGATTGCTGTTTGATTATCTCCGCCGCACTTGATCGTAGTAATGCTGACTTGGCACTCTCTGTCTTTGATGCTATGCGTTCCACCTTTGATCCTG GGACAACTGGTTTAGACAGAGGCCTGTCCTATGATAGATGGAGGTGGTCAAGGCCAGATGTTACTACATATACCTTGTTAGTTCGAGGACTTGCAACAGTGCTGAGGGTTTCAGACGCCCTTAGAATCATCGCCACTGTTTGTCGAGTGGGCATTTATCCTAGTGAAGAG GTTCTCTTCGGCAAAGTCGTGCGATGTCCAAGTTGCATGATTGCTGTTTCTGTTGCTCAGCCACAAGATGGTATCCAG GTTGTTTCCTGTTCAAAATGCCGCTACCAGTATGAGCTCGTTTCAGGCAACATTATTAGTATAGAGTCAGAAGAAATTAG CATGGAAATTCCTGCATGGAGAAGGGGACTAAGATTCCTGCCAATGAAACAAAACATTCCAGCTGCTGTTCATTCTATTGTGGTACATTTCTTTTGGAAGATT GTGGAGACCCCATCTGGGATGGCACGGACACACAGATTTGCTACTGAAACAGTTGATCTTCCTGCACAAGAAGGTGAGAGAGTGACCATTGCTGTAGCAGCACCACCAAATGTTTACCGAGAGGTGGGTCCGCTAAAGTTTAATCCTAAAGCTCCAAACGTCTACCCAGGAGAGCCTTTGTGCTTGACTAACCATAGAGATGGCCGTGCATCACCCTTACTCAGAGCGCCCAAAAAAGATAAAGGCCCATCTTTATTAAACCCTTCTATCCTCGTTCCTCTCCTTGCTGTATTTGCCACTGGAGATGCTGCCTCTGGAATGATAGATCCCAACTTGCCTCAGATAATAACAGTTGCTGCAGTTTCCTCAATCACTCTTGGGGCCACTTTAAATAATCTGGTTTTCCCCCAACTCAGCAAG CTTCCTCAGAGATTAGTTGATACCATTGCCATCAGGCAGCAACTCTTATCTCAGTATGATGTGCTCCAATCACGGATAAAGGAGTTGAAAGTATCTGCCGAGAATGAG GTCTGGATGTTGGCTCGCATGTGCCAACTGGAAAACAAAATCTTTGCTGTTGGAGAACCTTCTTATCG GGCCCGGAGAAGTAGGGTGAAAAGGGTGCGCGAAAGCTTGGAAAGATCCCTTAGGAGAAGGATCGAGCTGATTGAAAGCTATGCAAGA ATTTCTTCCATCATAGAAATTGAAGTAGAGATGGATTCAGATGTTCTTGCTGCTGAAGCAGCAGGGAATGCG GAAAATATTGCTGAACAAATACAACAAATAATGGAGCTTGAAAATCTTGAGGAA AAATGGATAATCCAAGCAGAGGCAAACGATGAGGCCGAAAGGCTTCTTAGTTCTGAACCCATAACTACAGAAACGATTTTAGAAAGATGA
- the LOC107807139 gene encoding uncharacterized protein LOC107807139 isoform X2: protein MTLCLFSPSFPCFSFPSHRSQNYYFLLPSAVYQTYFSKNLPFSYSCSSKTFSLKPKASLSEAEGENKVQSELLDDELISRISAAKDASEVLEIISQKIGENGGVVSASDCCLIISAALDRSNADLALSVFDAMRSTFDPGTTGLDRGLSYDRWRWSRPDVTTYTLLVRGLATVLRVSDALRIIATVCRVGIYPSEEVLFGKVVRCPSCMIAVSVAQPQDGIQVVSCSKCRYQYELVSGNIISIESEEISMEIPAWRRGLRFLPMKQNIPAAVHSIVVETPSGMARTHRFATETVDLPAQEGERVTIAVAAPPNVYREVGPLKFNPKAPNVYPGEPLCLTNHRDGRASPLLRAPKKDKGPSLLNPSILVPLLAVFATGDAASGMIDPNLPQIITVAAVSSITLGATLNNLVFPQLSKLPQRLVDTIAIRQQLLSQYDVLQSRIKELKVSAENEVWMLARMCQLENKIFAVGEPSYRARRSRVKRVRESLERSLRRRIELIESYARISSIIEIEVEMDSDVLAAEAAGNAENIAEQIQQIMELENLEEKWIIQAEANDEAERLLSSEPITTETILER, encoded by the exons ATGACTCTCTGCTTGTTTTCTCCTTCCTTTCCCTGCTTCTCTTTCCCTTCCCACCGTTcccaaaattactattttctcctCCCTTCTGCCGTCTatcaaacttatttctcgaaaaaTCTCCCTTTTTCTTACTCTTGTTCCTCAAAAACCTTCAGCTTGAAGCCGAAAGCTTcgttgagtgaggccgagggtgaAAACAAGGTGCAGTCGGAGTTGTTAGATGATGAATTGATTAGTCGGATTTCTGCTGCCAAAGATGCAAGTGAAGTATTGGAAATAATATCCCAAAAGATTGGGGAAAACGGTGGTGTAGTTAGCGCTTCTGATTGCTGTTTGATTATCTCCGCCGCACTTGATCGTAGTAATGCTGACTTGGCACTCTCTGTCTTTGATGCTATGCGTTCCACCTTTGATCCTG GGACAACTGGTTTAGACAGAGGCCTGTCCTATGATAGATGGAGGTGGTCAAGGCCAGATGTTACTACATATACCTTGTTAGTTCGAGGACTTGCAACAGTGCTGAGGGTTTCAGACGCCCTTAGAATCATCGCCACTGTTTGTCGAGTGGGCATTTATCCTAGTGAAGAG GTTCTCTTCGGCAAAGTCGTGCGATGTCCAAGTTGCATGATTGCTGTTTCTGTTGCTCAGCCACAAGATGGTATCCAG GTTGTTTCCTGTTCAAAATGCCGCTACCAGTATGAGCTCGTTTCAGGCAACATTATTAGTATAGAGTCAGAAGAAATTAG CATGGAAATTCCTGCATGGAGAAGGGGACTAAGATTCCTGCCAATGAAACAAAACATTCCAGCTGCTGTTCATTCTATTGTG GTGGAGACCCCATCTGGGATGGCACGGACACACAGATTTGCTACTGAAACAGTTGATCTTCCTGCACAAGAAGGTGAGAGAGTGACCATTGCTGTAGCAGCACCACCAAATGTTTACCGAGAGGTGGGTCCGCTAAAGTTTAATCCTAAAGCTCCAAACGTCTACCCAGGAGAGCCTTTGTGCTTGACTAACCATAGAGATGGCCGTGCATCACCCTTACTCAGAGCGCCCAAAAAAGATAAAGGCCCATCTTTATTAAACCCTTCTATCCTCGTTCCTCTCCTTGCTGTATTTGCCACTGGAGATGCTGCCTCTGGAATGATAGATCCCAACTTGCCTCAGATAATAACAGTTGCTGCAGTTTCCTCAATCACTCTTGGGGCCACTTTAAATAATCTGGTTTTCCCCCAACTCAGCAAG CTTCCTCAGAGATTAGTTGATACCATTGCCATCAGGCAGCAACTCTTATCTCAGTATGATGTGCTCCAATCACGGATAAAGGAGTTGAAAGTATCTGCCGAGAATGAG GTCTGGATGTTGGCTCGCATGTGCCAACTGGAAAACAAAATCTTTGCTGTTGGAGAACCTTCTTATCG GGCCCGGAGAAGTAGGGTGAAAAGGGTGCGCGAAAGCTTGGAAAGATCCCTTAGGAGAAGGATCGAGCTGATTGAAAGCTATGCAAGA ATTTCTTCCATCATAGAAATTGAAGTAGAGATGGATTCAGATGTTCTTGCTGCTGAAGCAGCAGGGAATGCG GAAAATATTGCTGAACAAATACAACAAATAATGGAGCTTGAAAATCTTGAGGAA AAATGGATAATCCAAGCAGAGGCAAACGATGAGGCCGAAAGGCTTCTTAGTTCTGAACCCATAACTACAGAAACGATTTTAGAAAGATGA